The sequence taataaagacaacaatgataatgccaatattaaaaatgatattggggctaaggatgatgataatattacgtATGATAACGCTTTGGATAAcagcaataaggataatggtaacattactattacttaaaatttcatcatcatcatcatcatcatcaccatcatcatcataatagtgataatagtaataaaaataatgatgacgataataatagcgatagtaagctactacaaataacaatattgataatgatgattattgcatttataataataataagagtaatatataaTCACAAGAATAATAGCTATAGGAATTGTATTAACGAAAAACACaccatttttcaaaatataaaacaatcgtTTTGTTACTTAGTATGTATAGCAAAAATAAGTCTATTGATAGCCATAAtagttgaaatgataatgataatagtttcaaTAAAAGCACTGATGGTAACAGATGAAGCTATAgcactagtaataacaataatagtaaacataatgaTACAGACataagcccacacacacatattttgtgtatatatatagaggttacatatacgtatagtgtatatcttcctttaacggtatgttcatgtctgagccgccgtggtcacagcatgatacttagttttttcatgttgtgatgctcttggagtgagtacgtggtagggtccccagttcctttccatatatatatatatatatatatatatatatatatatatatatatatatatatatatatatatatatatatacatatatatgtatatatatattcatgtatttattaatagatagatatacatctacAGTACAaccatgaatagataaatagataaattgataagcaaataaataatatatatgtgtgtaagtgtgtgtgtgtgtgtgtgtgtgtgtgtgtgtgtatgtgtgtgtgtgtgtgtgtgtatgtgtgtgtgtgtgtgtgtgtgtgtgtgtgtgtgtgtgtgtgtgtgtgtgtgtgtgtgtgtgtgtgtgtgtgtgtgtgtgtgtgctttcatatATAGTTATTTGTGTGGATATATGACATAATGTGggcgtatatgtctgtatgtgcacGTATGGTTGAGTACATACTTGCAAATGTTTCCCGtaaggatgatatatatacagttaaaaAAGTACAAGCTGCTAATACGAACATGCACTTATTGGAGCCATGACTGAAGGCTGAATTACTTTCGCCTTTCGAAGACGCTATAGGGGTTTATcgggtgggggttaggggaggtAATGTTCCCTACATAAAGGAGGTCCTTCACCATGGTCGCTACAGTTCGAACGCGACGAGAGCTGAGAGTGCAAGCATGGCTTTACGATACTTGGTGAGTTTATGTTATCTTCTATATAGAGAAAACCCTATTGAGGATGATGCAGTTTCTGATCTTCACGTCTGTACATAcaggaaaaaatgtgtatatatatgtatatatatgtatatatatatatatattatatatatatatatatatatatatatatatatatattgtgtgtgtgtgtgtgtgtgtgtttgattagtaattcatctatctataggaaagagtgtacatgtatatgcatatatgtatatttgtgcataatatatacatatatatatatatatatatatatatatatatatatatatatatatatatatatatatatatataaatatctgtgtgtgtgtgtgtttgattagtCATTCAACTATCtgtacacatacaattatatacatatatatgcgtgtgtgtatatacaaatatgtttatttgtgcatatctatgtgtatatatacaaatatatgtagatatttatatacacatttacatatataaacaagtacacgtgtatgtatatgcatatttacttgcacacatatatacatataatcgtatatatgtaaatttatatacatatatacgcacatacatatatatacaaaaaataagtacacacacccacacacaacagtaACAATGCTAATttccatatatagaaaaaatcatTGAGCCTGTGTGCGTGAATGTACTTACAACCACCTttgaaaatatagaataaagacATACAtcgtaatatctatctatttatccatgttttttttaagatgtatgcacacacaggtgtatgcacatacatacatttgcgcGTGTCAATGTGGGCTTGCGTATAAGTACGCACAGGAAAAACAATATATTACGATTACTAGGTTCCTCAATATACACAAATCTTACCATATTCTGTGTTGCAGGTTTCGTTGTCTTTAACGGTCGTAGTTCTGGCCGACCAGACCTCACACGCCAGCATCAGTCTTGGTGGTGCTCCTGCTGTCAGCCATCACAGTTCCTCTCACCACGCACGCACTTCATACCACCGTCAACCTACCTACCACACACAACCCTCTTACCATCCACAACCTTCCTATCATCCTGCGCCCGCTTATCACCCACAGCCTTCCTATGAGCATGAACACGAACCTGCTGTGCCAGAATGTGCTGCTAACACAAGCAAATCATGGTGCCTCCAAGACGACCATTATCCCACCTACGAAATCAAACACGCAGCCGAGTATCACTATGAGAAGCTCCTCTCCCTCTATGCTGACGTAGCCGACCTCAACACTGAGCAGTCTGTGGACCGACCAAACACCCTGGATGAGGAAACTTATTTGTGCCCATCAGAGACCGCTTACGTCAGGCCCCTTCGTGCTCAGAATACCGAGGAAAAGTGGCGTGTCATTGTAAACAATATCGATGTCCATTATCAGACTCTCACTCAGACTACACGCATCGAAGAGTGTCTCACTTCCGGCGATGCATGTCCTCTGGTGCCTGACTGCTACGAGTCCAAGTGTCTGCAGAAGTCCATCTACCACCGCTTCCTTGTCTACGACCCCTATGATCAGTACTTTCCCTTCGCCATTGAGACATTCAAGCTTCCCGCCAGCTGTGCTTGTCTGTTGGCTGCCTACACCATCGATCATTAGTCACCAAACACCTGATCTCAAGCCGAGTCGGGGGGGATGTActtatctcatttattttttttatttttttttttttttttttttatcattcttagcgCCCTGGGAACAAGGCATACCGCCCATGGAAAGTTGTGAGGTACATGGAGAAGGCAGTTTTCTAGTCATCTATTTATGATAATATCTACAGAGATGATGAGAACTGATTTCAATAACATCGAAATTTCTCTTTtgtgaaagataaaaataaatattatttacgtATTAGATATACATGCTTTCCTTTTGGTAACTTGAAATTTCCATGtctgcatgtttatgtgtgtatatacatatatatattatattatatatatatatataaaatataatatattaatatatatatattatattattaatattataatataatatatataatatatatatatatatatatatatatatatataataatatatatatataaaatatatatatatatatattatatatatatatatatatatatatatatatatatatatattatatatatatatatataatataatataatatgtatatacacacataaaaaatgcaGACATGGAAATATCAAGTTACCAAAAGGAAAGCATGTAAATATCTTTAAAacgtaaaataatattttttttttatctttcacaaaagagagaaatttcGATGTTATTTGTAATCAGTTCTCATCATCTCTGTAGATATTATCATAAATAGATGACTAGAAAACTGCCTTCTCCATGTACCTCACAACTTTCCATGGGCGGTATGCCTTGTTCCCAGGGcgctaagaatgataaaaaaaaaaaaaaaaaaaaataaaaaaaataaatgagataagTACATCCCCCCCGACTCGGCTTGAGATCAGGTGTTTGGTGACTAATGATCGATGGTGTAGGCAGCCAAGAAAGCCAAACTGGCGGGAAGCTTGAATGTCTcaaggggcgaaggggggaaagaaCTGNNNNNNNNNNNNNNNNNNNNNNNNNNNNNNNNNNNNNNNNNNNNNNNNNNNNNNNNNNNNNNNNNNNNNNNNNNNNNNNNNNNNNNNNNNNNNNNNNNNNatgtctatatattatatatatatatatataaaatatatatatattatatatatatatatatatatatatatatataatatatatatatatatatatatatatatatatatatatatatataaaacagacacacacatgcatgtacatacacacactcggcAAGTCCTATTTTAAGCGACGGAAATTCAGTCTATCCTTTCTCACAGATCCGATAAATTGTCTGAGAGAAATGAATTGGAAACCTTGGCAGTTCACGCACGCCAATGAGAAAGCGATCAGTTTTGGATTGAGCTGCATGGGAAGCTCATGGCCGCGTGTGTTTATGTAACAAAATACAGTTCCAACTATTCATACGTGAAAGAAACGCAGATATCCAGCACCCGTTTAACGTGTAGGAGAGTAATTTTAGTGTGAGCAGAATGGCAGTGTAGAAGACAAGTGTAGGAATGGAGCGaaagtataagtgtgtgtgtgtgtggtgtgtgtgtgtgtgtgtgtgtgtgtgtgtgtgtgtgtgtgtgtgtgtgtgtgtgtgtgtgtgtgtgtgtgtgtgtgggatggtgcGAGAGGTTAAAGGTCGGTAAACGTGAAACAGGTCCAGGAAATGGCGTGCACGGGGAGAATTCTCCAAAGCAAGAAAGTTGATATTTTCAAGTGTTATTAGTGGAGGCAAGTCCTTAATCAAAGTTGAACGTCTCATTCGGCAACTTTACTGTTTATGAACTTGAATAATATTGCTCATCCAGTCATATTCAGCGTTTCATTCACTGTCTTATGCACTGTAGTTTTTGTCCTCTTTCCTTCTATACTTGAGAACGAAATATGAAATATGACATATGTTTTTATGACCAATaataaaacatgcaaaatattagCACAAAAAATACCTAACATATAAAATGTATCCCCAGAGATGAAAAAGTCACCGAtcacaaaaaaatgtaatgtaacaAATATCTTTCACAATTTATATTAACCACCCTCAGAAACCGCTTAGCTGTCATGGGAAACTCATTCCGGGGGTTCCTCAGAGCACAGATTAACAAGACATAGATTAATAGTCACCTTGGCAAGAtatagatttttgtgtgtgtgatacttaAATTAAATTGATATAATGAATATGCAGGGCAAGCAGCGATGGACAGGAACCTAAGGTGTCCGATATATTTGTAATGGTCTTAATTAAGACAATATTTGAAGTATCAACCATCCCTGACTGTCGGTCAGAGTAAGAAGCAAAACCCCAAACTCTTTGAAAAGCGGATTTTTACACAAATCAAAAATGCAGGGAAACAGGTTTCTGTGTAAGAATTGTAAACAAAATACAGGTAACCAAACAGCAGCGTGATTAAAGAACTACATTTGCCAAAGGGCCTAGTGACCAGGACGTGGACGGCTGTAGTAAATACTTTGGACAGATTAAGATGCTTTTTGTGTCAGTGGTACAGGGAGAACAAGGGTGTGGAGAAGAAAAGGACTAGAGCCATGCAATCCTAAACACGTGGTCAGAATCACATAACCATACAGGCTTTGTCGGAAGTATGTGAGGTCTTAGGGAATGGCGACCTGGCTAACGTTATTCTTTCAGATGGATAAAATTAAGCCTCGTTTCAAAGGGCGTCGatctgtatacatcatatatacatgaacatacatgtgtgtatcgcCTGCTTACGGTCATCATGCACCATCATGCCTACGACTACAGTTACTGCGATCCACCTGTTGTCCCAGCACGCGCTGCCaattccactctctcctcctgttTCGAAGATACTGAGTATCCCGAGCTTGAGATTAAGACTGCCATCACTGCCGATCATCtgttcgccaaaaaaaaaaacattgacgtATCCGACCAGTCTGCAGATGTCTTGGTAGACATGCTTACCAAAGACCAGGAGGAGGCCTTACACTGGGGCCTCCACTGGGAACTCTCCCTAAGCATAAGAATTATAGTGATTCTACAACtgacacgataataatgatgattacaataataataatgataataagattagaaATGatactaaacataataataatactaacactgattataataataatagtaataataataactatgataataaaacaaatattagaaataataaaagtaataaagacaacaatgataatgccaatattaaaaatgatattggggctaaggatgatgataatattacgtATGATAACGCTTtggataacaacaataaggataatggtaacattactattacttaaaatttcatcatcatcatcatcatcatcaccatcatcatcataatagtgataatagtaataaaaataatgacgatgataatagcgatagtaAGCtactacaaataacaatattgataatgatgattattgcatttataataataataagagtaatatataatcacaatttattaacaataatgataaacagaataatatcaataatgcggATAAAGGCAACATTGATACAACAATAATGTGGATAATGAAAGCAGTGAtgtaacaataacggtaatagaGCAACAAGGTAATGATATTCACAAGAATAATAGCTATAGGAATTGTATTAACGAAAAACACaccatttttcaaaatatacaacAATCGTTTTGTTACTTAGCATGTATAGCAAAAATAAGACTATTGATAGCCATAAtagttgaaatgataatgataatagtttcaaTAAAAGCACTGATGGTAACAGATGAAGCCATAgcactagtaataacaataatagtaaacataatgaTACAGACataagcccacacacacatattttgtgtatatatatagaggttacatatacgtatagtgtatatcttcctttaacggtatgttcatgtctgagccgccgtggtcacagcatgatacttagttttttcatgttgtgatgctcttggagtgagtacgtggtagggtccccagttcctttccatatatatatatatatatatatatatatatatatatatatatatatatatatatatatatatatatatatataatatatatatatatatatatatatatatatatatatatattcatgtatttattattagatagatatacatctacAGTACAAccatgaatagatgaatagataaattgataagcaaataaataatatatatgtgtgtaagtgtgtgtgtgtgtgtatgtgtgtgtgtgtgtatgtgtgtgtgtgtgtgtgtatatgtgtgtgtgtgtgtgtgtgtgtgtgtgtgtgtgtgtgtgtgtgtgtgtgtgtgtgtgtgctttcatatatagttatttgtgtgcatatatgaca comes from Penaeus monodon isolate SGIC_2016 chromosome 5, NSTDA_Pmon_1, whole genome shotgun sequence and encodes:
- the LOC119572932 gene encoding neurotrophin 1-like, which gives rise to MALRYLVSLSLTVVVLADQTSHASISLGGAPAVSHHSSSHHARTSYHRQPTYHTQPSYHPQPSYHPAPAYHPQPSYEHEHEPAVPECAANTSKSWCLQDDHYPTYEIKHAAEYHYEKLLSLYADVADLNTEQSVDRPNTLDEETYLCPSETAYVRPLRAQNTEEKWRVIVNNIDVHYQTLTQTTRIEECLTSGDACPLVPDCYESKCLQKSIYHRFLVYDPYDQYFPFAIETFKLPASCACLLAAYTIDH